TCGCCGGCGTATAGCTAAATTCTGACATTTAAAACGTGTACGTAGtttgtgattacaaaaatttataattaaaatatagaaaacatggctattataattatctcttgatttatcttacaataaaaaatgtgttttactgttCAGACGAATTGTTATGGTacgtaatatcaaatttttcacaatgGTTATCTCTTATGGTCCactcattatcaaatataatttccattttgtccatgaataagttaactaaaacgcttaaaaatatatagcatatttatctatatcatgaaggtataattaatttttgttataacagCTAAAATCTTTActctataacaaaaattgaaaatagtatttataaatgtacaaatatagtactataaatttataatttaatattatagcattttcgctttctgcaacccgttttaacctctcgccacccttattcaccagaggtggacacgatgttgttgttgtaaaagtaCACTTGAGGGGTAGCTTAAGTACTGTGAATGGCTCTTTTTCTATGGTGAATGGGACTTTCCCTACTCCTCTATACCAtggattgcagcttctcgacgtcgagccttccttgtgtttgttgacgttcgttttttgctgcacagaagtGGGTGCgagtcttggctgcaacaagatagtggtccgaggaacactggagacgtgtcttccgtctatcacaacatgatcgatctggttggtagtttttcgacccggagacagccaggtagcttaatgaatcttcttatgctagaatctagtactacagataaccatatttcgggtttcggcgaagtcgatcagcctcaacccatttgaggagGTTTCGTTGTTGAGGCTGAATCTACAGACCGTAGTGccaagataccttctttgcaccctggcgttaaagtcgccaagcacttTAGCTtaatgaatcttcttatgctagaatctagtactacagataaccatatttcgggtttcggcgaagtcgatcagcctcaacccatttgaggagGTTTCGTTGTTGAGGCTGAATCTACAGACCGTAGTGccaagataccttctttgcaccctggcgttaaagtcgccaagcacgattttgacatcgtggcgggggcagatCTCATATccgcgctccaagcgctcatagaaggcatctttggtcacatcgtccttctcatcCGTCTCGGCGTGggcacaaatcagcgatatgttgaagaacctcgctttgatgcggattgtgtcTAGACGttcagtgaatgatagtactcggcgacggagtgtctctctcaccacgaatcccacaacaaacttacgctcctttatatagccactgtagtaaatgccacaaggacctactcgtctctgtccttgtcccgtccatcgcatttcttggacggcggtgatgtcagcctttatttttacgaggacatcaaccagctgggcagcggcaccttctcaattaagggaccggacattccaggtgcatgcccccaattcgtagtccttattgcGTTTGCCATGCGTTGCGTTTTTGCGAGGCGAGAAAGCACTaggaaaacatttaaaagaactttttttggcaaaatcttTGGAGTCGCCCGCGTGACCGTTGAGTATCGAAGATGAAACCACGAACAGTATGAGCTATACGGCGGGGTGGATATACATAGGTAAGCGCACAAAATTTAACGAATAAGCTGGCTAGGCCACGTGTTTCGCATGGAAGATGATGATCCAGCGAAAAGCTCCTTCGATTCTAGACTCATATATggatataatatacataattagcCGCATCGAAAAAGAAAAGCACAATAGAAGTATTGAAGCTTTTAAAAGTGACAAatcaaaaataccttaaaaagGGTTAACAATAAACCCAAAATAAGTTTGACGCAGTTGATGTCTATACAGGAAGACGAATGCATGAAACGAGAATATCAGAATGGCTCCAAAATCCCATGAAAACTCATcgaacaaaaaaacttttctctctGCGCTTAGTATTGAAAAGGAGTGTGAACTTTTGGATTGCGCATACGTATCAAGAAGTCAGCAGAGTATTGGGACCAATCATATTTTGtaacaaaacttaaatatttttaaatcaatggAATAACAACATAACATAAAACTGCAACGTTTCGATTCATAAGATAAGAAATAGAAACGTTTGCCTACCTTCTTAGGTTTTTTGATCAAATCGGTTTATTTACTCAAATAGGCACTATTTTTgcataatatttatgaaatatgtttatatattttaccaattttattgtcacaatttcattttcaagtCGTCTTTGTAAACACGAAGAActtcaataaatatgtaatacttTAAGAATTCGACCAATCCCCGTTCATGTTGTTAGGTATTATATCAAGAGGTGGATCAAAAGCTGCATTTACATAACCCGTCTGTACAAAGGGCAAAGGGTTTTTGTTAAAGTCAGTATTACGCTTCACTTGCTCTGTTAGACGTCGTTTTGCCACAGAACGTTTTTCGTTTAACATTATCTGTGATTTTCTACTCATCGAAATGTGTTTAACCTTTAACTCGTCTTCACCAAGAAACCGTCGTTCAAAGTTTCGTGGCAAATCACTATAATCTGGTTGTGTTTTATTCCGGCTTTCGTGCAACTTAAAGACTGTATGCCGACGAACCATGCTATTGCTTTTGTCGTTGCTGTCGTCGCCATTTAAATTGTCTTCGCCATCGGACGAatcctcatcatcatcatcgaaTCGTCTCGGCCGTTGTAGCTGTCGAGCGATATTAACGGCATTCCCGCGTATTTCTTGTGCCGCGTCTTCATCTgtaatctaaaataataaaatttaataattttaacttaacaaaatatttattatattatttattttcggcTAGATAATGATTCAATTGTGATATAAATATTCGACTTTTTAGAATATGTGATTTATTTATTAGGGTCAAATCGTTGGAAATATTTCCAATATAGCATTATGCTACTAAGTATGTACGCACATGATAACagcattaattaatattatactaAAAATTAATGAGAATATCGTGAAATCGCCGTAAGTACTCGTTTAGAGACTTGCCTTCGCGTGGTTTTGATGATAATGGAAAAGGCTAAGAACTATAATACTTACGGTACTTGGTGCTCGAAACCAATCTAACTGAGTGGTAGCTAAAAGTTGTGAAACGGTAGCAAAACGATGAAAAAACATTGCAATAAATTGTATAACCAAGATCAATCCGAAGAAAATCACAAAACATAATCCGATTGGATCTAATTCCTTATGACGTCGGTATATGTAAATCTGGGAATTTGTGTCATCGTATGTAATATAATCTGTGGGATCAATTGGCCATTCCAGATGTAAATAATCTTTTTTCAATTGGAGCAAGAagacaattaaaacaaatattgaatttatcattataaaagcaaaagcaaacatGTTACGTAATTCGCGTAAACTTTCCGCAATCTCGGCCTTTTTATCCTTCGTATGAAACAATGGACGCAAATATAGCTTAATTAAATCTTTCCAAAAACGTTTTTCTTTAAGCGATATCTCTCCCAATTCTGAATCAACTAATAAGGGATCATTGACCCAACCAGGTAAATACTCTCGACTACTATCTTCAACATCATCACCAGGTACTAGACCAATATCGTCATCCttgtaaaaattaagtttacgTAACTGCATATAACTTCGAGAATTTGTAATGACAATACCTTCTTTACTGTCACTTCTCTTGTACCCCATGAAACATCATTCATATTAAAAACTGAGTAGATAAGAAGAAGCATGTACATAGAAGGAATGGTGATGTAGTAGATGAAACCGCATATTAAAGCGCCGACTTCTTGGGGATGCACTACGCCTACAAATAggaaatgtaaataattgttATCTAATTGGGTAGTAACTTGAATACCAGCGatgaaaatttgcataaaaaccAGAAGGAAGAATAAGGAGGCCGGTGCCAAAGGTCCATCGTCTATCATCTGTATAATTATGCCAATCAATACAGCCATCATCACCAAGCAATACAAGGAACTTATTACAAAGGCAAGCAATagctaaaattgaaaataaattcttaaataatcataataataagaTATATTAGAGTGTAATTTacctgaaatttttgttttaaataaatgcaCGACAGAATGAAGCAAAACACAGGAACGAAGTTCCACAAGAATGAGCTCCAAATACTTGTGTTGAAAACAGCTACCAAAGCACCCACCATCATCAAGAATATAGTGCCCGGACCCAGAATTGTGCCAACCATTAGCATGGCCTGATAAACAATGTAGGGCGTTGAAATTGAACTATTATTCTTCACGACCATGTCCGCATCCGAAAGCAAATCAAAAATGTTCGCAATTGTCGAGGGAACCCAACGTCGTCGTTGATTATAGAATTCATTGAACATCTCGGGTGAATGAGTATATGCGTCCGATGCAGCTGAATATTCTACACGTAAGCCCTGTTTTAAAATCAATGTACATAACCAACGATCTTCTCCTTGATCGTACTGCACATAATGCATGGGCTCACTCGATACCGtggtatattttttcattacacTATTTTCCATTAGTGCACTACCacgaaataaactaaaacaacCGGGACTGCAGAGTACACAACCAATTACGTGCTCCGTAGCTTTTTGCAGCCAATGACCTATCGCATATTCAAAGATTTGATACCAGACCATAGGTCCACGACCGACTGGATGAATACGGCCGCAAGCAGCGCCCAATTCGTCTATGGCTTTCATGCGATCAATCAAAAGATGTACGGCTTGAGGCTGAAAATCAATATCGCCATCCAATGCCAAAAGAAATGTGTTCTCAGCAATAACCGCTTTGCGTCGTGCCGATACATCTTCAATTTCCATAATGCGGAAACCAAGTAAATAGTACATGTACATGACTTGAGACCAACGCTTTTTATGTCTTATTTTATCTTTGTTCTTTAGATGAGCTATCATTTTTGATCGACCTGGTAATGTCCATACGAGGCGACCACCATAAGGAGTTTCGGTTTTTACTGGAGACTTAATCTTCATGTTGACCCCATATACTTCGAAGCATGCCTTCTCTATGCTGACAATTAAAGTTTTTACATATTCATTCATTGGGGGATTTCGAGAATTCTCGCACAGCTTTTCATCCAGCACAAACGCGTCGTCGAAAAATATATTGGCTAAAGTAAAATAGCACATTAAATTCAAGTGTTTATAACTTTCTTACATTCCAGAGCAAAAGCATTTGATTATAACGAAATATTAACATACTATACAAATTCTTAGCAGGAAATGTTAATGAATGCAAATGAAGAGAAAGAATTAAATGTAGATGCAGAAATAACTATTACTTTACTTAATTATTAAGCAATTCCATATTTAAATTGAAGAATTCCATACATTACATGATTCTAACTGACTTTGACCTGGTTTTGTCCATCAATAATTTTAGATAATAAATAGATACAGAAGTACTCACTTTCCAGCTCATAGTATTCATTATCGGACTTGCCACCATTGATGTGAAGTTTCGCCATACGCCGTGCACATTGATCTTCATCCAGTCGCACAATTGATTTTAGGAACTCCATCATCTCTTCTTGATTTTCATGCCACATTGTTGCACACACAATCAACTGTGGTATTTTGTCGCTTTCCTTTATATATGTCGGCAAATTGGACTGCGTTGAGTCCACCTTAAAGACGTCAGAATAAAGACGAATTACAAGCTTtccaattataattttaaatgttgtaaaaaaactttctttaatttattcttattgtccaaaaagtatttattaatgATGCTCGTTTTGTAAAAAAGGGAGttccataaatttaattatttttttttttattaaaatatatttatttacctttcTCGTGACGTAGTCATCATTGAAATCTATTATTCGCCTATTCATTGATATACATTGATCCACCAAAAATTCGCAATACCACGGGCATATAAACAGTTTTTCTGTAGGTGCATTCTTTTCATTTCGCGGCCGCCAAATATGTCGAGTTATCCAAAGTTGAGATAGCCACCATAAGGGCCACAACCAAAGCTTATCTGAGATAATTGTGTCGAATAAGTTATTATGGTCACTTAATATTAGTCCCATATAATCAGGAACAAATGCATGAAAAGCACAAACATTGACGCCTTGTAAAGTTGTCAGCCACATAGCAACGGCAACAGAAGCAGGCCCCACCAAGTTCAATGGCAGAGAAAAACTAaattcttgtatttttattttacaagcaaatttcgcaaatatataacataaatatgacgaacatatttgtaataataaaacgTAAATAACTGTATTAGCATTggttgatattttaaaaattcgtgATGAATAATTCGGACTACGTACAGGAAAGATCGATTCATTCGCTAcctattgaaaagaaaaaataaaaattaaaatttactttaaactGAACTGCCGGATATTTGCCATGATAATGGACAACTTAAGTGTTAACTAAGTTAACTTTTAAGGGGATTCTTCAGACTTTAAACAAAAATGCAGACACCTCTATGTGTCATTCTCTTTACAAAGACACAATGAAAATTCAATATTCAGCAATCAATTATGAGCGCCTTTATTATATGGTAAAGTGCgaaattaaattcttaataCCACTTCGAGTGCAATAAAACGGAATTGTGAAGCATTACAAGTTAAAAAGACGCGGATCTAAAATaaagccccaaaggactttttaaacgatgtcaaacatatgtatatagagttGCTTAagtataagcaactttggggctgaaagggttaataaatttaaattggaataattacttgtatatataatttataattgatACGATAATGTATTTGTGCAATATGTACACACTCAGCTCGTAAGAAAAATTCGGACAGATGGGCAATGCAGTTGCATATACTATACGTTACATGCTATATGTAACTTATACCACtttgatcaaattgaaaggtaaaTTTGGTCATTTTATCTCCTTCAGCGGGTGGGGActgctgcaatacacttatgccaacgaattttccagtcatcatagcacttggaaaaatccacCGTCGTGGCCATcatcttcgattcagcttttatatcctcaattgaatcataacggtgtcctcggagtggtcatgtgaatttgctgaatatccAAAAGTTActcgaaggtaaatcaggcgaatgtgTTGGTTGCGGCGCGATATTGgatgaaaatgtggcgaaatgatcacgaataaccaatgcagtatgagaaggtgcattatcgcacttctttgttcaataaattcagacatagtaaaaaatcgaagaattcacttttagagcctcactaaacgacgcgtatctcaaatacgaATGAAtcttttgacgtgaaatttagcatagatgtcgcaaacagtactaccaacttattTTGAATTGGTCCCAATTCTCAGTTTCACTCACCGTATTTCGGTACACCAATATATCATGCGACTGCCATGCTTCCATGAAACAAGAGAAGTATTCGGTTAGAGGTTGACCATGAAGATAAAATCCAAGCATAGAGAAGACAATAATTTTTGCTGGCGAAAGATAAAGATATGTCTGATATCTAGAACGACTACGGCGAACCGTTTGCAATATTTGCGCTTTAAAGTcatatcaaattaaaataaagattagTAATTCTATATTAACGATGgaatgaaaatatgtaattacaaACCAACGAAACTATATGAAGTAATGTAATTTTCCCACCAACGCATCGAAACAAGTATTAATGGGAGGGCGATTATTTGTAACCGCAAGTTTGTTGAAAATAATGGCCACACCAAAAAGGCACTCAGTTGAGCAACACATGCCGAAACGCTTATTATTAATTGACAAACAGATCTCCAAGTGAAATGATGTTCGAATCCGAGGTctattgtagaaaaatataaagaaaataagatttttaacaATTTGAAGCAGGGAGCTTACTTAAGATGCTTGGTATGAAACAAACTCCATTACAAAGCATCAATGCGCGAACTGAATCCAGTTGAGGCATTACGAAAAAGAGTAAAATTGCCAAACCAATCGTGTGTAGAACATCAAATAATATAACCTAAAGCAAAATTATGCATATGGAAATTTAAATGTTTCTACTCTTGCACTTAgttacaaatacaatattataataataaaaacacaccAGCATAACCTCCGTCCAAGTGGGAGATTTTACGTCTTTGAAAGTGCAAATTCGCAGAGctcgaaaaaatgtaaatacctCAGGGGCCGAAAATGCAAAGATCAGAGCCCAAAGCCATGCATACTGTTCCTCCTTGGGCAAAAATGCTGTAAACAAACCATTTTCATCTGCAAAATATTATCTAGAAGTAGTATATTTTGTTCTTAtcttgattagttttaggtgatataaACTACCGTTAGGTTATTATTCTCTGTAGAAATAGTAGTAtattgcaagaatataaaaattctatatgtatatgatacatacatattttatccaATGTGAAGTTGTTTCActtttgtttatacatacatacatatactcatattATTGTTGGATTTTGGAATCCgacattattttataaattaatttatttacttgttatgtacttatgtatgtatttttgatttaaatgaaataaagatataaaaatgcattttgaatgATAAtcctatttaaaaatttgtattttttgaaattagagTAAAATACGTCTTTTCATTTTACGGCCAAGTTTCATGGAACGTATCTAGGCACTAAtatcaaaaatgatttttacatACCCATAGTGTTGCAAATCTTCACATGAGCATTGGCACGAGCTTGCGCTACCATCATTAGCAATGATAACTTAGACGTTACGGCAGTTCCAAGAACCACAACAAAGACAAACACATATGTTAGCAacttaaaaaacttcaaaagacATCCTAACTTCGCCCAACTCGCTGCCGATCCTGTCGCCCTTCTTGATGGGGGATCTTGGAAAGTGTCCCATAGAGGTGGCTTGTCCTTTGATTTtctgtttttcaataaaaaattaacttaagtaaattgaaacttgtttttttctataattataCCGATTTTTAATATAGCCATCATCATTACACTCTGTAGTGTAGCTATTCATAACTATGAGCTTTTTTATGTACACCTATTTTTCTATTATGTTTGATTTAAAATGTGAACAATTATTCTCTCAAAATGACTTTCACGTTCAACATTTAAGGCAAAACTGATTCATCAATTATTATCAGGTGCATTGATAATATCGAAAAATGATCACTACAAAACATTTTATTGATAAAGAAATCAATATTTGCAGTTGTGATAAATGCTAAGAGCAGAATTGCACACGAGAAAAACTTCTTTCAGCACTGCTTAAAGGCGAGTATTTAAAGCTACGCAATAATAGTCAAAAtagtttaataatataatatatttgagtCATTAATGCTATTATATCTATTAATTCTGACCTATTAACATAGTGAGCAATGGTTTTTTTAGTACCTAGCAGTTTTCAACATAACTGTTATATATGGGGTGGTCGTGAACATCATCCGATTTTCATACTTCCTTAAGAGGAGCTGAAAGGACTTATTCTGATTAAGTTTGGTTGATTTAGAAACTCATCTAAATCCTCCTCTGAGTGCCAATGAACACGTGTGTCAagattcattaaaatatcttaaattttactcaaattatCGTTTGCACTAATAAGTCAACTCATCTCGTCATTCTGATTATTTTGGTATATACTATAATTATTCTTTAtctattttgattaattttcacAGAACCGTTAGTGAACAAAaccattatacatacatatgtactcgtactcTGTGTCAACACCTTGCAGGAGTTTAAAATTGGTGCAAACACAACAAGGATGTAATGGAAGTGaaaagaatttagaaaatatacatcTGTAacatgtataaaatttaaaatattttgttactgCTGagtaaatattcatttatttatattgttacaaaaagtagtattaagttgtatttgtattactatatgcatccctgattatgaacaatagctgtaggtatatggaatagcatttgtcttgttgtagacatctggcgccacggctgtctgctcgtcgaaacaatagacatctggcgccgcactgtctgcttgtctaggtaaacaattgctgagtctggcgccgcgactgtctgcttgcgtctggcgccgtatagccgtatgttctggtaatttccagacgcgatattctagaaggacacgtcggcatcagcgagaagtgcgtggctatataagccgtggcagcgccaacgtaatcaatcagtgctaagagtaaactgctatagtgtagacgagttgtgaaataaagagttgttgaattaaattaaacagcgttgattttatttgtcaatccagagatacgaacctaacaaagtaaactagcaagagtaaattcgcaacaattggtgtcagaagtgggattttGTATTCTGTCTCAGGGGTTTCGTAAATCTTCTCTTCTTTTGGCTCCACAACCGAAACATTGTCGGGCAGTGGCTTCTTGGGGCCGATCTTGTTCTTGGGATCGTAGGGCAACATAATTTTCACCTTAATACCCAATACACCTTGACGCAACAAGACGTGACGGGTAGCTGTTTCAACGTAATCGTTGCATGGATCACCAGAGTGGATCATCAGACCGTCAACGAATTTCATTGACTTGGCACGTTGACCGCGCAATTTGCCGGATACAACGACTTCACAGCCTTTAGCACCGGATTCCATAATGAAACGCAATACACCGTAACAGGCACGACGCACCGCCAAACCTCCGGTCAACTTATAACGCAAAGACTCAGCCTGTGCAATAGCGCACAGACCACGAGTGGCCACTTTCTCGGCGTACAATTCGATACGACCAGGCTCGAAATTGAAACGCTTTTGTACCATAGCAGTCAACTCACGAATGCGACGACCCTTCTCACCCAACACTTGTTGTGTTTTGGTGGCCATGATGATGATTTCAGTGCGGGCAGGGGTAACGCGAACCTCAACTCCAGAGTAACCATCCTCGGCGAGTTCACGAGTCAAGAACTCGTTCAATTCAGCCTTGAACATGCCATCGGCAACGAACTTGCGTTTTTTCGAGATATTAAGGctcattttgtattaaaaacgtCTCGCACGGAACGTGGTCAAAcagaaaggggattcaccacaaaaatgcggatgcattatcacgtcgcccttgtccactggaatgtaaacattgctccaaatcagaaggaaaagaaggtataatcgacgtgcgattactgaatatagaacctgaagatgattggactcctcaccgcatcagaatcaatcagctggaggaccctgatcttgcaaagctggtaatggccaaagaaaatggggtacgaccaccaaaggaacaaataagtagcgagagtccaactgcaaaagcatattgggcccaatggaacagcataaacctcgttaatggataccttcatcgtacctgggaaagcgaagatggcaaacattctcgtctgctgatcatagtaccgaagtccatgatcccaaaagtattgaaagaatatcacaatggacctagtggagggcaccttggaataacaaaaactatagagaagattaaacaacggttctactggatcggttgtcgagattccatagcagaatggataagtaattgcgtagagtgcatggcagctaaaggtcctaaagccaaaagtcgcggtaggctacaacagtacaacgtgggatcaccatttgaacgagtcgcaatggatattgcaggtccgttcccaaccagtacggccggaaacaaatatctactggttgtcatggactatttcagtaaatggccagaagtatatgccttaccaaaccaggaagcgaagacagtagccgaagcgtttgtagaaaattggataacaagattcggagtgcccgtcgaattacactcagatcaaggcaggaatttcgaatcttccatttttcaagaagtctgtacattattgggcatccacaagacacggacaacagcgttacacccacaatcagatgggatggtagagagattcaaccgaacgctcgaagaacatctgcggaaaatcgttgataaagaccaacggaattgggacaagtgcatccagatgttcctgctggcgtatcgttcagcgaagcacgagacaactggttacacgccagcaaagattattttcggatctgatctgcgactccctgctgatcttaagtttggaacgaatcctacagctgtaagaaatgatggagattattgttctgccttaaaggaagaaatgaatgaattgcatctaatggtaagacagcatacgcatctgatgagcaataagatgaaggaccggttcgatcaagcggcaaattcaaaaggttttgaagaaggtgatctggtcctgttgtacaatccacttcgaaagaaaggcttgtccccgaaactgcagacagcctgggaaggaccctatatggtgatgaaacgacttaatgacgtggtataccgcatacaaagaaatggaaaagcacgatgtaaaatgaaagtagtacatttggagaggcttgccccatttggttcaagaggatttgtgcctaatcgggacgattaggctttagtggagggcagtgttacaaaaagtagtattaagttgtatttgtattactatatgcatccctgattatgaacaatagctgtaggtatatggaatagcatttgtcttgttgtagacatctggcgccacggctgtctgct
This genomic stretch from Bactrocera dorsalis isolate Fly_Bdor chromosome 5, ASM2337382v1, whole genome shotgun sequence harbors:
- the LOC105224261 gene encoding chitin synthase chs-2 isoform X1 — protein: MNSYTTECNDDGYIKNRKSKDKPPLWDTFQDPPSRRATGSAASWAKLGCLLKFFKLLTYVFVFVVVLGTAVTSKLSLLMMVAQARANAHVKICNTMDENGLFTAFLPKEEQYAWLWALIFAFSAPEVFTFFRALRICTFKDVKSPTWTEVMLVILFDVLHTIGLAILLFFVMPQLDSVRALMLCNGVCFIPSILNLGFEHHFTWRSVCQLIISVSACVAQLSAFLVWPLFSTNLRLQIIALPLILVSMRWWENYITSYSFVAQILQTVRRSRSRYQTYLYLSPAKIIVFSMLGFYLHGQPLTEYFSCFMEAWQSHDILVYRNTVANESIFPVRSPNYSSRIFKISTNANTVIYVLLLQICSSYLCYIFAKFACKIKIQEFSFSLPLNLVGPASVAVAMWLTTLQGVNVCAFHAFVPDYMGLILSDHNNLFDTIISDKLWLWPLWWLSQLWITRHIWRPRNEKNAPTEKLFICPWYCEFLVDQCISMNRRIIDFNDDYVTRKVDSTQSNLPTYIKESDKIPQLIVCATMWHENQEEMMEFLKSIVRLDEDQCARRMAKLHINGGKSDNEYYELETNIFFDDAFVLDEKLCENSRNPPMNEYVKTLIVSIEKACFEVYGVNMKIKSPVKTETPYGGRLVWTLPGRSKMIAHLKNKDKIRHKKRWSQVMYMYYLLGFRIMEIEDVSARRKAVIAENTFLLALDGDIDFQPQAVHLLIDRMKAIDELGAACGRIHPVGRGPMVWYQIFEYAIGHWLQKATEHVIGCVLCSPGCFSLFRGSALMENSVMKKYTTVSSEPMHYVQYDQGEDRWLCTLILKQGLRVEYSAASDAYTHSPEMFNEFYNQRRRWVPSTIANIFDLLSDADMVVKNNSSISTPYIVYQAMLMVGTILGPGTIFLMMVGALVAVFNTSIWSSFLWNFVPVFCFILSCIYLKQKFQLLLAFVISSLYCLVMMAVLIGIIIQMIDDGPLAPASLFFLLVFMQIFIAGVVHPQEVGALICGFIYYITIPSMYMLLLIYSVFNMNDVSWGTREVTVKKDDDIGLVPGDDVEDSSREYLPGWVNDPLLVDSELGEISLKEKRFWKDLIKLYLRPLFHTKDKKAEIAESLRELRNMFAFAFIMINSIFVLIVFLLQLKKDYLHLEWPIDPTDYITYDDTNSQIYIYRRHKELDPIGLCFVIFFGLILVIQFIAMFFHRFATVSQLLATTQLDWFRAPSTITDEDAAQEIRGNAVNIARQLQRPRRFDDDDEDSSDGEDNLNGDDSNDKSNSMVRRHTVFKLHESRNKTQPDYSDLPRNFERRFLGEDELKVKHISMSRKSQIMLNEKRSVAKRRLTEQVKRNTDFNKNPLPFVQTGYVNAAFDPPLDIIPNNMNGDWSNS
- the LOC125778884 gene encoding 40S ribosomal protein S3-like, whose amino-acid sequence is MSLNISKKRKFVADGMFKAELNEFLTRELAEDGYSGVEVRVTPARTEIIIMATKTQQVLGEKGRRIRELTAMVQKRFNFEPGRIELYAEKVATRGLCAIAQAESLRYKLTGGLAVRRACYGVLRFIMESGAKGCEVVVSGKLRGQRAKSMKFVDGLMIHSGDPCNDYVETATRHVLLRQGVLGIKVKIMLPYDPKNKIGPKKPLPDNVSVVEPKEEKIYETPETEYKIPLLTPIMYIF
- the LOC105224261 gene encoding chitin synthase chs-2 isoform X2, with product MNSYTTECNDDGYIKNRKSKDKPPLWDTFQDPPSRRATGSAASWAKLGCLLKFFKLLTYVFVFVVVLGTAVTSKLSLLMMVAQARANAHVKICNTMAFLPKEEQYAWLWALIFAFSAPEVFTFFRALRICTFKDVKSPTWTEVMLVILFDVLHTIGLAILLFFVMPQLDSVRALMLCNGVCFIPSILNLGFEHHFTWRSVCQLIISVSACVAQLSAFLVWPLFSTNLRLQIIALPLILVSMRWWENYITSYSFVAQILQTVRRSRSRYQTYLYLSPAKIIVFSMLGFYLHGQPLTEYFSCFMEAWQSHDILVYRNTVANESIFPVRSPNYSSRIFKISTNANTVIYVLLLQICSSYLCYIFAKFACKIKIQEFSFSLPLNLVGPASVAVAMWLTTLQGVNVCAFHAFVPDYMGLILSDHNNLFDTIISDKLWLWPLWWLSQLWITRHIWRPRNEKNAPTEKLFICPWYCEFLVDQCISMNRRIIDFNDDYVTRKVDSTQSNLPTYIKESDKIPQLIVCATMWHENQEEMMEFLKSIVRLDEDQCARRMAKLHINGGKSDNEYYELETNIFFDDAFVLDEKLCENSRNPPMNEYVKTLIVSIEKACFEVYGVNMKIKSPVKTETPYGGRLVWTLPGRSKMIAHLKNKDKIRHKKRWSQVMYMYYLLGFRIMEIEDVSARRKAVIAENTFLLALDGDIDFQPQAVHLLIDRMKAIDELGAACGRIHPVGRGPMVWYQIFEYAIGHWLQKATEHVIGCVLCSPGCFSLFRGSALMENSVMKKYTTVSSEPMHYVQYDQGEDRWLCTLILKQGLRVEYSAASDAYTHSPEMFNEFYNQRRRWVPSTIANIFDLLSDADMVVKNNSSISTPYIVYQAMLMVGTILGPGTIFLMMVGALVAVFNTSIWSSFLWNFVPVFCFILSCIYLKQKFQLLLAFVISSLYCLVMMAVLIGIIIQMIDDGPLAPASLFFLLVFMQIFIAGVVHPQEVGALICGFIYYITIPSMYMLLLIYSVFNMNDVSWGTREVTVKKDDDIGLVPGDDVEDSSREYLPGWVNDPLLVDSELGEISLKEKRFWKDLIKLYLRPLFHTKDKKAEIAESLRELRNMFAFAFIMINSIFVLIVFLLQLKKDYLHLEWPIDPTDYITYDDTNSQIYIYRRHKELDPIGLCFVIFFGLILVIQFIAMFFHRFATVSQLLATTQLDWFRAPSTITDEDAAQEIRGNAVNIARQLQRPRRFDDDDEDSSDGEDNLNGDDSNDKSNSMVRRHTVFKLHESRNKTQPDYSDLPRNFERRFLGEDELKVKHISMSRKSQIMLNEKRSVAKRRLTEQVKRNTDFNKNPLPFVQTGYVNAAFDPPLDIIPNNMNGDWSNS